Proteins encoded in a region of the Pocillopora verrucosa isolate sample1 chromosome 11, ASM3666991v2, whole genome shotgun sequence genome:
- the LOC136284344 gene encoding E3 ubiquitin-protein ligase TRIM71-like, whose product MESLLKNLKEHVTCSICLDTYTKPKTIACLHTFCCECLERHALTSQKQGFYRCSECQAQIGFPEGKRFDNLPSSFLHNSLLSLLAVRRSGEGDEISCSTCQKKSAEINYCFDCEKFMCPDCVKAHEVFRETLFQGHKVTPVRQFQATDYEALLKRQSFCSVKYHEKEVTKFFCVGCQSCVCQVCIAIDHKSHDVVPLEKAADDEKANIIARAKLVKEMKEVCRGVIREFEKTEHELETKITTAKRQVSQATEQMMGKLRQLQREAITALEKTRVSRIEKLHSGKASVVSLEKQLDQAFEFSNNLIERSSSSDIMQNKKNVEERIKELIETTMPALPVSSCVEFVSTCEPESLSLGFTKFSKTDVQGSTVEGLDQNFQAGVEAELLICPKTSEGEIRNTQHTDRVEIHIDPADQVRSLVKSEKEDGNFQAKFVAKVPGTYKIEVKINGEKLAKSPFSILVKARELNIVGKLDIHGEMLRGPTGIAVNSKGVIAVADYHCILVFDETGKFVRKIGSYGDENGQLKNPVDVTFLNDDEILVADQFNHRIQQLNVQTGNFVKSFGKKGSGDGEFKFPVSVCITSDGRFIVVADSYNSRIQVFTMDGEPAFKFGNSGPQRLDHPFSCVCYEEKFIVTDKDNNCVKVFDGKGQFLYKFGEKGNGDGQLNQPHGLCVDKHNNVLICDEENNRVQQFTLEGTFTGKISTNFQLGYPWSVTPMLDNRILVTDFGVKEVYILK is encoded by the coding sequence ATGGAGTCGCTtctaaaaaacctcaaagagcaTGTAACATGTTCGATTTGTTTGGATACTTACACTAAACCGAAGACCATTGCTTGTCTTCATACGTTCTGCTGTGAATGCCTGGAGAGACATGCACTAACGAGCCAAAAACAAGGGTTTTATCGATGCTCCGAGTGTCAGGCACAAATTGGCTTCCCTGAAGGAAAGCGTTTTGATAATCTACCAAGCAGTTTtctgcacaacagtttgttgagtcttctcGCCGTTCGACGCAGCGGCGAGGGAGATGAAATCAGCTGTAGTACATGCCAGAAGAAGAGCGCTGAGATCAACTACTGCTTTGATTGCGAGAAGTTTATGTGCCCAGACTGTGTGAAAGCACACGAAGTGTTTCGAGAAACTTTGTTTCAAggacacaaagtcacaccaGTGCGACAGTTTCAAGCTACAGACTACGAGGCGTTGTTGAAACGGCAGTCGTTTTGCTCCGTTAAGTATCACGAGAAAGAAGTGACAAAGTTTTTCTGTGTGGGCTGTCAAAGCTGCGTGTGTCAGGTTTGCATCGCCATTGATCACAAGAGCCACGATGTTGTTCCGCTTGAAAAGGCAGCggacgatgaaaaagcaaacatcattgCCAGAGCAAAGCTGGTCAAAGAGATGAAGGAGGTCTGCCGAGGCGTTATTCGTGAATTTGAGAAAACGGAACATGAGTTGGAAACGAAGATTACCACAGCTAAACGCCAAGTTTCCCAAGCAACCGaacagatgatgggaaagcTTCGCCAACTACAACGTGAAGCCATTACTGCCCTAGAGAAGACTCGCGTGTCAAGGattgagaaattacattctggAAAAGCATCGGTTGTCTCTTTGgaaaagcaacttgaccaagcatttgagttcagtaacaaCCTGATTGAAAGAAGCTCAAGTTCagacataatgcaaaacaagaaaaatgtagaagaacgaATCAAAGAGCTCATCGAGACCACAATGCCTGCACTTCCGGTTAGCTCGTGTGTGGAGTTTGTGTCGACATGTGAACCAGAGAGTTTGAGTCTGGGATTTACGAAGTTCAGCAAGACAGATGTGCAAGGATCGACCGTGGAAGGACTGGATCAGAATTTCCAAGCTGGTGTAGAGGCAGAGCTACTAATTTGTCCCAAAACAAGtgaaggagaaatcagaaacactcagcACACAGATCGTGTTGAAATACACATAGACCCTGCGGATCAGGTGAGGAGTTTGGTGaagagtgaaaaagaagatggaaatttccaagcaaaatttgtaGCGAAAGTACCAGGTACTtataaaatagaagtaaagatAAATGGAGAGAAACTTGCCAAGAGTCCATTTTCTATTCTGGTCAAAGCACGAGAGTTAAATATTGTAGGCAAGTTGGATATACATGGAGAAATGCTCCGAGGTCCAACCGGCATTGCAGTGAACAGTAAAGGTGTTATTGCAGTGGCTGATTATCACTGTATCCTGGTATTTGATGAGACAGGAAAGTTTGTGCGAAAAATTGGTTCTTATGGAGATGAGAATGGACAATTAAAGAATCCAGTCGACGTCACATTCCTAAACGATGACGAGATTCTGGTGGCCGATCAATTTAATCACCGAATACAGCAGTTGAATGTACAGACAGgaaactttgtgaaaagctttggaaaaaagggaagtggagatggagagtttaaGTTTCCTGTAAGTGTTTGTATTACAAGTGATGGACGTTTTATCGTTGTAGCGGATTCTTATAATAgcagaattcaggtgtttacaatggatggtgaacctgCGTTTAAGTTTGGAAACAGTGGCCCACAAAGGCTGGATCATCCATTCAGCTGCGTTTGTTACGAGGAAAAGTTCATCGTAACTGACAAGGAtaataactgtgtgaaagtgtttgatgggAAAGGACAGTTTCtgtacaagtttggagaaaaaggaaacggtgatgGACAGTTGAATCAGCCGCAtggcttatgtgttgacaaGCATAACAACGTTCTCATATGTGATGAGGAAAATAATCGAGTGCAACAGTTTACATTGGAAGGAACTTTCACTGGAAAGATAAGTACTAATTTTCAATTAGGATATCCCTGGAGTGTTACCCCGATGCTAGATAATCGGATTTTGGTCACAGACTTCGGAGtgaaagaagtttacattctgaaatga